The genomic segment GCCCCAAAGGACTCAGAACTCTAAAGATGGGTGCTGGGTGGCTTGAACAAATCTGTCACGGAAGCAGTGATGTGGTTTGTACAGCACCACCACCGGCCTCCCCGAGCTGAGTGTggaagcagggggtggggagtggagcaGAGTTACAAGACCATAACCTATGCACCAGCATCTAGTAATTTCTTTGGAAGCCTATGATTTGTAAAGGAACcattttttactattattattattattagtagtagtagtatgtgcatggtgtgtgggcatgcatgatATGATTGATGTACCTGTGtaagtcagagggcagctttgtgGACTTGGTTCTCTACTTTtatctttacatggcttctggagagagaactcaggtTGGTGGGCAGAAAGTGCTTCACCAACTgaatcatcttgctggcccagtcTTAGGAACTTTGGCATGCTGTCCATCTAATTCTTTCATTCCCTTTTTGTGGATTTTGGAATCAGCTAGAGGTGGATTCAGATTTCTGCTTCTTTCTTAGGAGCTATGCATCAGAAAGCAAGACATTTTACCTCTTTTAAACTTACCCACATGTAAGCCAGGGTACACATATCTATTTCATAGGATTGATACACGGtttacacaaaataaatctaGCATAGATGTCAATGCTAAGTGTTAGCATGTAGGACAGTACACAGTACAAAACAGAAGTAAGCTGGTTCCCATCTTTCCCCTTCTTGTGCATCTTTCTCAGGGTTCTCTCTCTATTCTGTTTCTTATCCCTTATTTTTCCTCACTGtgtcttctctctgttttttctcctctcttttcttcttttcttcatcttGTAACTCTTTCCCCATCATTTAATTCCTAATTTGGTTCCTATCCCTTGGTTATTCTTCAGCCCTCCCATACCAGTAACCCCCAATTAAAGAAatattcctacctctgctttGGAATTTGGAATGTGTGTCCTTGACTTGACTGTTTATGAACAGTAGATGTTGTATGTAGGAATCTGCCATTCCTGAGAGTTGATTGCAGCCTCCTGTACCATATAGCAGGGATGTTCTAGGCTTCTGGGTTTGGAAATCCAACAAGCATTGGCTTGATCAAGTCACACTAGCTCTCCTCACTGGTAGGCTAGCTGTTGGCATTGGTACAGACTCATCTATGTCTGGACCAGGGCTCTGCCATTTTTGCAGGAGTTTGTTCCAAGCATCAGGTGCATGTTTCAAATAAGAAGGGTTAGCTGAGGTGATGAGGAAGGAAGTGTAGCACCTCACATGCTCCATTCATCTGAGAAGGAATGCCCTCTCAGAAACCCAACCTGCTGTTTATAGGCTTCATTAGACTGTCCTGCAGTTCTCTATTTCTATAACATCTTTTCTTCAAATCTGAAGCTTGTCTTCCAGTGACAGACTGCAGACATCTGCACAGCACAGTATGTAGGACACTTAGGTTAACTATGAATTGTTTCTGTGTCTTTGGCAGAATGACCTGTAGTTGAACTGTTTAGCATGTAACCTTTTCAGACTGGGTGGTTTCATATTTTATAGTTAGCCAAAGAGTATTTCGTTGCATAGATGTTCCAGAGTTTATTCACCTACTGAACGATATCTTGGTCACTTACAATCAACATCAGTGCAGGTTTTCAATGTAGATATAAGTTTTCATCTCATTTGGGTATATATACAGGAGCACAATTTACAGGTTCTACGGTAACAGTATGTTCAGTTTTGTAATAAAGTACTAGACTACCAAAGGGCTGTAGCATTCTGCGTGACCATCAGCAACAAGTGAGCTTTTTTGCCACTgcacatcctcatcagcatttgGTTGTGTTATTGCTTTGGATTTAATTATTCTAATAGGCATATAGGTTCTTCTTTCCCATCCTTTTCTTTTCACTTGGAAGGACCTTCGAAGCTCCACATAAGGATTCTCTCCTTTGTAAAGCCCCTCTTGCTGTTAACACCATTACACAGACCTTACTGGTCCCATGGTAAAGTGATCACTTACATTTTTACATCATGTTGCTCATTCTATGTATTCTTTTCCATAAACAAATCCAAGGTATTATTTCTAATGTGGAGACCACCCAAAGATTCTTGGTCATCTCTGAGAGCTCTTGAGGCATTATTTTCTTTTGGTCCCTTTGTTCTGTTAGCTCCTgggtgacttttttctttttctaaattgaCCCACACAGGAAACCCAGCCACTTTAGTGCTTTTCACAGAAAGTCTCAAAGATTACGTGAATTTCTTGACTTAGTGGGGAGGGATCACATAGCAAGATCCATGAACTCCCAATGACATAatactctctctttctttttctctattctaTTTTTAGACAAAATTTTCTTTCAGTCTTATGTGTTATTATTTCATATTATTCTGGTAGGATTTTGGTGCTTTGTGGCCTATAGGGAAATACCTTATTGTAAACAGGCCTCTCAAGACAGATTGGCCACAAACATATTCACCCACTAAGGGTCCTTCTGTGAGTTGGGAAGAGATTACAATTAATCTCATTATATTGAAGCTATTTGACCATatgctttttctttctggatAACCAGGTTATCACAGATAAGAGTTGACTCTTCATctttctatctctatcatctcttCCAGTTTCCTGCCTTAAAGTGGTCTTTAATGCATTTTAATGGACTGAATAATACATGATTCATGAATGATTTCAGTCTctcagaagaaacaaaagaattaagtacattttctaaaattataaGTAGGTGAAATATTAGATAAACAAGTAGAAACACAAACCGTGGTTTCTTTGCCCAGGATATAACCTTTATTGGGAAATATCACAAGACACAATACTACAGATATAATGGAAGTAGCCAACAGACAAGCTAATTATGATCCAAAAAATAAGGAAGGGATTCAATGTTCAAATGAGGAATGGTCCAGCCTATTTCTTAGAGGCCGTAAGTTGGGTAGAGAACTTCCATTTTCTCTGATGACATCTGAAGACTGTCTCTCAGCTGTAGTCTGGTGCCTTTGATGTTGAAAAGCTTTAAGTAAACAGAAGATTAAAAAAGTGGTCACCAAGCAGGGTGAGTAGAGTTCTGGTCTGTTCTTAAGAAAAGATTTCCTAAGAGTTTGACAATTTTCATTCCAGAAAGAGTTTCGGATTCAGTGTATCCAGAACCATTTGGTAATCAGCATGAGGGTTCTTAGCATTTCTGGATCCACTGTAGAGGGTCAAGATATTGACTATAGAACAGACTCAGACAGGGATGTAATGCGCCTGTACTCTGTGGCCCCATAACAGACAATGAAGGAAAGGTTCAAGAACTTGTTACTGGTCCAAGGTTGGTGAAGGAGATGCACAATTCAAGAATACCGTGTCCTGGGAAATTGAAAATCTGCAACCTGGCTCTTAGCAGGTGGGCgggcagcagtagcagcagcaggcTGGGCGGCAGCAGGACTGTCCACAGTAGGATGGGCGGCAGCAGGAGGCCTGGGCATGGTGCAGCTGGCAGCAGGTTGGGGGTATGCAGCTCACCACGCAGCAGGGGGGCAGGCAGGTGCCCTCCACGCGGCAGTCTGGGCGGCACCATCTAACGCGGCAGCTCACGCCTCCACTGCCACCCTCCTGGCCACAGCCAATGCCACCCCCAATGCCATAGCCATAGCCAGCCtcacagcagctgggctggcagcagctggagccACAGATACCACCAGTAGAGCAAGTGGGAAAGCCACAGAAGCTAGTAGCACAGCAGGCCATGGTGTTAGGAGTTGGTTGGGTGTTGAGTAGCTGGGATGAGTTTCTGAGTTTGGGTGCTGACCTGAACATGGGGCCCTTTATATAGTCAAGCGAGCTACTGCTTATAAAATTCTtaacatatttttcttgtttttgtttaaatttgttcCTCAGTGGTCCTCTGATTGGCTTCCATGGACATACTTGTGACGTATTATGGGAACAACTTTGTTTTATATGGTTGCTGTGACTCGTTCTATTGGCCACATACTCTTTAGGGGAGTGGTTGTGGTTTCCATGTTCAAAGAGCCTTCTCGCTTTAGGTTAAGGCAACACCCTTATTCTGAATAGTTGTCATTCCACTTGGGCATCTATGCAAAACTCTGAAGCAGAGAACAATTTGCTCCTTTCAAGTATTATTTTTCCCTCCTGGATACATAGACCAAATCCCATTGAATTCAGAACATTGGGGTATTTGATCACATGGAACAGAAGCATCCACCACATTGACTCCATTGAGCATGGTATCAAATCATTTTCGTAGTTCTTATCATTTCAGCTGATTGGAGATGTATAAACATTATTTGTATTTCAGGTCAAGCCAgagaggggtttttgttttgttttgttttgttttttaaccaaacAACTTGGTTTTTCAGAAAGTATCTAGCCTGATTTTGGTAGAGTcttataaaatgtttattgaatCTGATTCAGTGGGTATTAACTGAGGGGGTGGAGTATAAGGTATGATTCATGGACGCCTGAACCACTCAAGAATGAGTAAATAGCACTTTCAAGTTCTAGCACCGCCTACAAAGGAGACTTATTTGCTGTGAAGACATTAGGGAATGTCAAgttatttttgtcttaatttaGTGGTTGAACAAAAGCTTGGGGAAAATATCTAGGAGTTACGACACCTTGAAAAAATGTACAGCCGTTCAATTTTCTGGAATGTATCCATCCTTGGTGTCAATTTAATGAGAGAGGTAAGTGCTGGGTACTTGTAAATAACCTGGGAAGAATTTTTCTCATGTCTTcttagatttatgtattttatgtatcatAGTCAACTGCTTACATAAGAGTTAACATTAGATGACAGAATCTATCTCTTTGTTCCAGGTTTGTGCTAACTTCttaagaaagacttttttttaattgacttgtAAATTATAAATTGTGATGTTCCTGTTTGAGACTTCTACTGTGTCTGTATGATGCGGTGCTGGAACTCAGCAGTTACACCCCAAAGTTGTCTGCTTTTCTCTCACCTAGTACAGAGGTACCCCTCACACACGCCGTAAGCGCAGGCGAATGTTGAGAGTTGAAGCTCATACAGCTGGGGAccagtgggaaggagagaggccaAGTTGGAGGCATTAAACCCAAGTTCTCTTGGATATAGTATCGGTAGATATTTTCCAATCTATTTAGTAGATAATTCAGTTCCTTTATTTTGTGCATGGATGAAGAAAAAGATCTACTGTACTAAATGGGACAAGGTTACAGCTGGTAGAAAAAGTCCATCCAGGGTAATTCTATTTGTCTGGgtctattttaataaaacattcaCATATTTAAATAGCCATAAAGATTTTTTAATGCACAGAACATTTTTTATTAGCAGATGATTCAAACATAAGCTAATTTTCATACAACAATTTTGTTTAGATTATGTGTCTATGCCTGAAGATTACTATTGTCTATAGGTGAGCAGCTTAAAATTAGAAGATGAACAGAAGTCTGTTCACTTGTGCACAAAAACACTTTATTTGAGAGCAACAGGGACTATTCAAGTAGAAAGCATGGCTAAAGATGGGTGGGGACCAAGAACTAGGGAAGGAAGTCCACTTGTCACTGGAATGAAGTACCGTCCCGTCCTGGTGCACTCACTGTCTAAGCAAAGCAGAGTCCTTTGAACATGCTGCTTGAGGCATGTTTTCAGTGCACTAATTTCAGCATAGCTGTGGGGGTCCTGATGAATAGCTCCACTACTGACGAGCAGGTTAGCAACATGGAGATACTTAGCATCCACCACACAGAGCATTTCCTTAGCGAGCCATGCAATTCCGCTGTGCTTTCCATTTTATTCTTAGCTACTCAGCAACCTGGCTCTTAGCAGCTGGGCTCAGAGCAGCTGGGTgggcagcagtagcagcagcaggcTGGGCGGCAGCAGGACTGTCCACAGTAGGAGGGGCGGCAGCAGGAGGCCTGGGCATGGTGCAGCTGGCAGCAGGTTGGGGGTGTGCAGCTCACCACGCAGCAGGGGGGCAGGCAGGTGCCCTCCACGCGGCAGTCTGGGCGGCACCATCTAACACGGCAGCTCACGCCTCCACTGCCACCCTCCTGGCCATTGCTAGTTCCACAGCAGCTTGGCTGGCAGCAGCTGGTCTGACAGCATGTGGGCTGGCAACAGCTGGTCTGGGGGCAGCtaggctggcagcagctggattgacagcagctgggctggcaaCAGCTGGACTGggagcagctgggctggcagcagctggacgGACaacagctgggctggcagcagctggagccACAGGTGCCACCAGTGGAGCATGTGGGAAAGCCACAGAAGCTAGTAGCGCAGCAGGCCATGGTGTCAGGAGTCAAGTTGGTTGTTCGGTGGAGAGAGGTTTCTGCGTTTGTGCTGCACCTTCCTTACCTGGCCTTTTATATATTCCCTAGAGCTGCATGTCCATGTAACATTTAGCATCTTTTCCTTGATGCTAGTTGCAGAGTCTGTCTTGGATTGGTCAGTATCTGAGTAATTGAGAAAATTATAAACAGTGTGTCCATCATTTGCTGTAGTCAGTGATCAATTAAGTGGCATTGagcttcctctttcccctctggTCTAAGAGAAGGTGTATTGCCAAACACAGCAGCCCTCTATGAAAGTCACATGACAGGCTGTGGGCCAAACACTGCGCCAGCTTGCTTTGTCTCAGCTGACCTTTGATAACCTTAGGCACGGTTCATCCGGACTGAGCATTTGTTTCCTAAGAAGCCACTCAATAACAATCATGGTttcataaacagtttcctcaGACTCCGTAAGACTAATATTGGTGTCATCAAGACACGAGCTATTTAATTGATCAGCATCCAAACAAAGTCTGCCTTTCTGGGATCAGCCTGGGCAAGATAGAAGATCTATGCTTCTTCTTTTTGGTCATCAATGCACACATTAAAAATCAAAGCCTTTAATGACTTTGCCTTTAcattgttttctgtctttgtcataatatacatatatattgcatGCAtatcatgttttatatatatatatatatatatatatatatatataatggatagCATTTAACAAGGCCATCACTAATGCACACTTTACAAACTGAAGCCTTTAATGACTTtgcttttcattattttctgtttttgttacattaaatatatatttaatgtaatatatatgCTATAAACATATACCATTTAACAAGGCACACCATAATGGAGTTATATAAAGAATATTTGATGTCCCCTTTCCCCagtgtgcacagacatgcacacacatacacacacacatgcacatatcttTTCTTGGGCTAGTGTACCAGCGATGATCAATACCAGCAGTTAGCTCTTTGGCACCTTCATTTCTGCTTCTAGAAGTAATaacaaatgtgtgtttgtgtgtatgtgtgcgtgctaTCTTCAACTTCAACAAAGTTTGGGTTTtatacatgttttttgtttg from the Peromyscus eremicus chromosome 8a, PerEre_H2_v1, whole genome shotgun sequence genome contains:
- the LOC131916379 gene encoding keratin-associated protein 9-3-like, translating into MACCATSFCGFPTCSTGGICGSSCCQPSCCEAGYGYGIGGGIGCGQEGGSGGVSCRVRWCRPDCRVEGTCLPPCCVVSCIPPTCCQLHHAQASCCRPSYCGQSCCRPACCCYCCPPTC
- the LOC131916382 gene encoding keratin-associated protein 1-1-like, with protein sequence MACCATSFCGFPTCSTGGTCGSSCCQPSCCPSSCCQPSCSQSSCCQPSCCQSSCCQPSCPQTSCCQPTCCQTSCCQPSCCGTSNGQEGGSGGVSCRVRWCRPDCRVEGTCLPPCCVVSCTPPTCCQLHHAQASCCRPSYCGQSCCRPACCCYCCPPSCSEPSC